A genomic region of Gemmata massiliana contains the following coding sequences:
- a CDS encoding DUF1559 domain-containing protein has product MRSRRGFTLIELLVVIAIIAILIGLLLPAVQKVREAAARMKCQNNLKQLGLALHNFHDSNGKFPAAAVLTVAKPVPSSNAPANHHTWLTYLLPFVEQDNLFKQTNINAQAWGQGIVGTDVSLLRCPSDPGYAKAEETWGIAVTNYSGSEGYHWWPTAVFNPGTGTTGDYSGLFAITRTYKFADVTDGTSNVVAIAETTSYGFKNGPFNAQGGGLLRARGGEAVFRSAFVWTSIYGQSTQAPYMKPDGSGPMVPEQSGGQWFRASPHSFTPTYLTAWGINCEWPGASAMHGSSVNAARADGSVGSYSTSMSWPIWVAVNGVGDGAVVSTN; this is encoded by the coding sequence ATGCGTTCTCGTAGGGGGTTTACGTTAATCGAACTGTTGGTCGTAATTGCGATCATTGCGATCCTGATCGGGTTGCTTCTCCCCGCCGTCCAGAAGGTCCGCGAGGCCGCGGCCCGGATGAAGTGCCAGAACAACCTCAAGCAGCTCGGCCTGGCGCTGCACAACTTCCACGACTCCAACGGGAAGTTCCCCGCGGCCGCCGTACTTACGGTGGCCAAACCGGTGCCGTCCTCGAACGCTCCGGCCAACCACCACACTTGGTTGACGTACCTGTTGCCGTTCGTGGAGCAGGACAATCTGTTCAAGCAGACGAACATCAACGCTCAAGCGTGGGGACAGGGGATCGTCGGGACTGATGTGTCGCTCTTGCGTTGCCCGTCGGACCCTGGTTACGCTAAAGCCGAAGAAACGTGGGGTATTGCCGTTACTAACTACTCGGGCAGCGAAGGGTACCACTGGTGGCCGACCGCCGTCTTCAACCCTGGTACGGGTACAACGGGTGACTACTCCGGGCTGTTCGCGATCACCCGGACGTACAAGTTCGCTGACGTCACCGACGGCACATCGAACGTGGTGGCGATCGCGGAAACTACGAGTTACGGCTTTAAGAACGGTCCGTTCAACGCGCAGGGCGGCGGTCTGCTCCGCGCACGCGGTGGCGAAGCGGTGTTCCGTTCGGCGTTTGTTTGGACTAGCATCTACGGGCAATCGACTCAGGCTCCGTACATGAAGCCGGACGGTTCCGGCCCGATGGTGCCCGAGCAATCGGGTGGCCAGTGGTTCCGCGCCAGTCCGCACAGCTTCACGCCGACGTACCTGACCGCGTGGGGCATTAACTGTGAATGGCCGGGCGCGAGTGCGATGCACGGGAGCTCGGTCAACGCGGCCCGCGCGGACGGTTCGGTCGGCTCCTACAGCACCAGCATGTCTTGGCCGATTTGGGTCGCAGTGAACGGTGTCGGTGACGGTGCCGTTGTGTCGACCAACTGA
- a CDS encoding TIGR03067 domain-containing protein, with protein sequence MRTLLALGLVATVFGAYVVADDKKDPTTGKWVLESVTRDGKPNDALKGATREHADGKYTLTPAKDSKAAPTTGTYTLDTTKSPITIDIKPKGGTYDGKTLLGIAKLDGDTLTVAFAEPGKDRPTKFESAEGSGIVVAVHKKAK encoded by the coding sequence ATGCGCACGCTACTCGCACTGGGATTGGTGGCCACGGTGTTCGGGGCTTACGTTGTCGCCGACGACAAGAAAGACCCGACGACCGGCAAGTGGGTGCTCGAGTCCGTCACCCGCGACGGGAAGCCGAACGACGCGCTCAAGGGAGCAACCCGCGAACACGCCGACGGCAAGTACACGCTCACACCGGCGAAGGACTCGAAGGCCGCCCCCACGACCGGCACCTACACGCTCGACACCACCAAGTCGCCAATCACCATCGACATCAAACCGAAGGGTGGCACCTACGACGGCAAGACGCTCCTCGGTATCGCGAAACTCGATGGCGACACTCTGACGGTCGCGTTCGCCGAACCGGGTAAGGATCGGCCCACGAAGTTCGAGAGCGCTGAAGGCAGCGGGATCGTGGTCGCGGTCCACAAGAAGGCGAAGTAG
- a CDS encoding PVC-type heme-binding CxxCH protein, producing the protein MPRYFVALPILVALLFTISPNSVPTAGAQPAKGKSGDEDALAQVQLAEKGLKVDVWAAAPLMMNPVSFCFDEKGRAFVAETTRFEHGVPDTRGHMYWLDEDLANRSIDDLLAMYRKHNFKGYEKYEDQLRLVWDSTGSGKADKSEVFSGGYNRPQDGLAAGVLARKGQVYFTCIPDLYVLKDTKGTNKADEKTSLFTGFGPTVQFLGHDLHGLRMGPDGKLYFSIGDRGFMVTTKEGKKLEYPNTGAVLRCDPDGKNLEVVHSGLRNPQEIAFDDFGNLFTFDNNCDSGDRARWVHIVEGGDSGWRGGFQYSTGYHTPAVPQGNRGAWNTEKLWLPQHDGQPAWIVPPLANFGNGPAGITHYPGLGLNDKYKDHFFACDFTSSASNSVIWSLAVKPKGAGFEISKPEPFVRGLVPTDCEFGPDGAFYWSDWVGGWAPQNRGRIFRVADPVAMKNPQVVEAQKLLAEGFEKKSVAELAKLLEFPHQQVRQEAQFELASRKVEDATKAFTGVLKDSKSQLARLHAVWGLGMVARKTESAWGALLALVTDENTEVKRAAIEQLGRVVTGPDEPSKMLRKQRESGVLSEPVKHLDGIQAAILKALVDPDDRVKAAAAVAFGKSAGPGFALPTYPASEMTRFAPLFDLLKANNNKDPYLRHAAVMGLVHAARNPVDLVNALKVAKELAKDKYDVPAVRLGIVLALRKHKSDKVAEFLADADVGVVTEAVRAIYDERIGNGEALAKFAEKAGQPDAISFRALAANYCLGTPEAAGRVAAFAARQSEPDYTRAFALKLLGDWTKPPRRDPITGLTLDIAPRDTSIAVNALKKAGVGVFAGSDTVRKEAAQVAAKLNIKEFGPAMAALVKDVKNPVGTRVEALFAVEALKDAGTKELAAYALSSDEPRLRAAGRTVQSHFDASAVLKSLPALLEDEKTSLAEKQGAFAILATQKASEETDKLLSEWLDRVSSDKVSPALVLDVLDAAEQRANTPKLKLYAQLKPKVEKYRSGQNKIANETNGNKLAPFLESLEGGDIEKGRNIFLNNSAVYCQRCHRLDGQGGDVGPALNGIAADTQKDRRYLLEAIALPNAKIAKGYETAVLTLADDRVVTGIIKAEDKKQVKLVTAEAKELTIPTEDIVARRTGPSAMPDDLHKKLSRRELRDLVEFLSSLKEPLKK; encoded by the coding sequence ATGCCTCGCTATTTCGTCGCGCTACCGATTTTGGTCGCGCTGCTTTTCACAATTTCGCCCAACAGTGTACCCACCGCGGGCGCTCAACCAGCGAAGGGAAAATCCGGCGATGAGGATGCACTGGCCCAAGTTCAACTCGCCGAGAAGGGGTTGAAGGTCGACGTGTGGGCCGCGGCCCCGTTGATGATGAACCCCGTGAGCTTCTGCTTTGATGAAAAGGGGCGCGCGTTCGTCGCAGAGACAACGCGGTTCGAGCACGGTGTACCCGATACCCGCGGGCACATGTACTGGCTCGACGAGGATCTCGCGAACCGGAGCATCGACGACCTACTCGCGATGTACCGGAAGCACAACTTCAAGGGCTACGAGAAGTACGAGGACCAACTACGGCTGGTGTGGGACAGCACCGGCAGCGGTAAAGCAGACAAGAGCGAAGTGTTCTCGGGCGGTTACAACCGGCCCCAGGATGGGCTCGCGGCCGGGGTGCTCGCTCGCAAGGGGCAGGTGTACTTCACGTGTATCCCGGACCTGTACGTTCTGAAGGATACGAAGGGGACGAACAAAGCCGACGAGAAGACGTCGCTGTTCACCGGGTTTGGGCCGACGGTGCAGTTCCTTGGTCACGACTTGCATGGTCTCCGTATGGGACCGGACGGTAAGCTGTACTTCAGCATCGGTGACCGCGGGTTCATGGTGACCACCAAGGAAGGGAAGAAACTCGAATACCCGAATACCGGCGCGGTGCTGCGGTGCGACCCAGACGGGAAGAACCTCGAAGTCGTTCACTCCGGGCTGCGGAACCCGCAGGAAATCGCGTTCGACGACTTCGGCAACCTGTTCACCTTTGACAACAACTGCGATAGTGGCGACCGGGCGCGGTGGGTTCACATTGTCGAGGGCGGTGACAGCGGATGGCGCGGCGGGTTCCAGTACAGTACGGGCTACCACACGCCTGCCGTACCACAGGGTAATCGTGGTGCGTGGAACACTGAGAAGCTGTGGCTGCCGCAACACGATGGGCAACCGGCGTGGATCGTGCCCCCTCTGGCAAATTTCGGGAACGGACCCGCGGGCATCACGCACTACCCGGGTCTCGGGTTGAACGACAAATACAAGGATCACTTCTTCGCGTGCGACTTCACTTCGAGCGCCAGCAACAGTGTGATCTGGTCGTTGGCCGTGAAGCCGAAGGGCGCGGGCTTCGAGATCAGTAAGCCTGAACCGTTCGTGCGCGGGCTGGTACCGACTGACTGTGAATTCGGACCGGACGGTGCGTTCTACTGGTCCGACTGGGTCGGTGGGTGGGCACCTCAGAACCGCGGGCGCATCTTCCGCGTTGCTGATCCGGTGGCAATGAAGAACCCGCAGGTGGTCGAGGCCCAGAAGTTGCTCGCGGAGGGCTTCGAGAAGAAGAGCGTTGCGGAGCTGGCCAAGCTGCTCGAATTCCCGCACCAACAAGTTCGCCAGGAGGCGCAGTTTGAGTTGGCTTCGCGAAAAGTGGAAGATGCGACGAAAGCATTCACCGGCGTGCTGAAGGACTCGAAGAGCCAACTCGCTCGGCTGCACGCGGTGTGGGGGCTGGGGATGGTGGCTCGGAAGACCGAGTCTGCTTGGGGGGCGCTGCTCGCTCTTGTGACGGACGAAAATACTGAGGTGAAGCGTGCGGCAATTGAGCAACTGGGCCGGGTAGTAACAGGCCCTGATGAACCCTCGAAAATGCTTCGGAAACAGCGCGAATCAGGGGTTTTGTCAGAGCCTGTAAAGCACTTAGATGGCATTCAGGCAGCGATCCTGAAAGCTCTTGTTGACCCGGATGATCGCGTGAAGGCCGCCGCTGCAGTCGCGTTTGGCAAGAGTGCTGGTCCAGGATTCGCCTTGCCGACCTACCCCGCGTCGGAGATGACACGGTTTGCTCCACTCTTTGATTTACTCAAGGCAAACAACAACAAAGATCCGTACCTCCGGCACGCGGCCGTGATGGGATTGGTTCACGCTGCTCGTAATCCCGTGGATCTGGTGAATGCGTTGAAGGTTGCGAAGGAGCTAGCGAAAGATAAGTACGACGTGCCCGCGGTGCGCCTGGGTATTGTTCTTGCGCTTCGGAAGCACAAGAGTGACAAGGTTGCCGAGTTCCTCGCGGACGCTGATGTTGGGGTCGTGACCGAAGCGGTGCGGGCGATCTACGACGAGCGCATTGGTAATGGAGAGGCACTAGCGAAGTTCGCGGAGAAGGCCGGTCAACCGGATGCCATCTCTTTCCGTGCGCTGGCTGCGAATTACTGCCTGGGCACTCCCGAAGCTGCTGGTCGTGTTGCGGCTTTTGCTGCGCGCCAGAGCGAACCAGATTACACCCGCGCGTTCGCACTCAAGCTCCTCGGCGACTGGACGAAGCCACCGCGTCGTGACCCGATCACTGGCTTGACGCTCGACATTGCTCCGCGCGATACGAGCATTGCAGTGAACGCGCTCAAGAAGGCCGGCGTCGGAGTGTTCGCGGGTTCCGACACCGTTCGCAAGGAAGCCGCTCAAGTCGCCGCGAAGCTGAACATCAAAGAGTTCGGCCCGGCGATGGCCGCGCTCGTGAAAGATGTGAAGAACCCGGTCGGCACTCGGGTGGAAGCGCTGTTCGCGGTAGAGGCACTCAAGGACGCGGGTACCAAGGAGCTCGCGGCTTACGCACTCTCAAGTGACGAACCGCGCCTTCGCGCTGCTGGTCGCACTGTACAGTCGCACTTCGACGCGAGTGCCGTTCTGAAATCACTGCCCGCCCTACTCGAAGATGAGAAGACTTCGCTCGCTGAGAAGCAGGGCGCTTTCGCGATTCTCGCGACTCAGAAGGCTTCGGAGGAAACGGATAAATTGCTGTCCGAGTGGCTTGATCGGGTGAGCAGCGACAAGGTGTCTCCTGCGCTTGTTCTCGACGTGCTCGATGCGGCCGAACAGCGGGCTAACACACCCAAGCTGAAGCTGTATGCGCAGCTCAAGCCGAAGGTGGAGAAGTATCGTTCGGGTCAGAACAAGATCGCGAACGAGACGAACGGTAACAAGCTCGCACCGTTCCTCGAATCGCTCGAAGGCGGCGACATCGAGAAGGGCCGCAACATCTTCCTGAACAACTCGGCGGTCTACTGTCAGCGGTGCCACCGACTCGACGGTCAGGGGGGTGATGTTGGTCCCGCGCTGAACGGGATCGCAGCCGATACGCAGAAGGACCGGCGCTACCTGCTCGAAGCGATCGCGCTGCCGAACGCGAAGATCGCGAAGGGTTACGAGACCGCGGTACTGACCTTGGCCGATGACCGCGTCGTGACCGGCATCATCAAGGCCGAGGACAAGAAGCAGGTGAAGCTCGTTACCGCGGAAGCGAAGGAGTTGACGATCCCGACGGAAGACATTGTCGCTCGTCGGACCGGGCCGAGCGCGATGCCGGACGACTTGCACAAGAAATTGTCGCGGCGCGAACTGCGTGACTTGGTCGAGTTCTTATCGAGTTTGAAAGAGCCGCTGAAGAAGTAA